In Halopelagius longus, the following proteins share a genomic window:
- a CDS encoding glycosyltransferase, with protein sequence MRVLVVPEVYRADAGACGTLRDAATWVRAWLDRDPTLHVYWLLPPRGEAGYDPEDVLADRRRVTLLEARTLGGVEDREVLTDCGYSTAQLAVLRDEIFAEGAYLDAVVDQLRGGRFALYEWLLDHVEQWAASVRPFDVIANVHDLQVPFKYRYCSHRNDFQMVHEMCAAAFADGRWFTAGVDRRQFRERATEFLDSGAVEDALEDAVTTGSPIRVGRFEESYAAEPRTIHLAGSLWDKKNADRLLAIGERLHEEFGIETALTSMESIPDCYRGPEWVRAFPNADRGTYERILREGDLTVCASEYETMARTWFEQAASGQVLVARDEPWVRECVPDGYRLLADLDGLADRAAWAVENWAAAVAANRRLVDHVRETRSPDAVGGRTYADLRRRVESKRDAYESDAGPEREAVAAALDEAEEPVSLDALVERTVAFTDDGRPVTANPDVARTDVRYALRSLGYADTGDPGTPTFAPVGDV encoded by the coding sequence GTGCGCGTACTGGTCGTCCCCGAGGTGTACCGCGCGGACGCCGGGGCGTGCGGAACGCTCCGCGACGCGGCGACGTGGGTCCGGGCGTGGTTGGACCGCGACCCGACTCTGCACGTCTACTGGTTGCTCCCGCCGCGCGGGGAGGCCGGGTACGACCCCGAGGACGTTCTCGCCGACCGGCGGCGCGTCACCCTCCTCGAAGCGCGGACGCTCGGGGGAGTCGAGGACCGCGAGGTGCTGACGGACTGCGGGTACTCGACGGCGCAACTGGCGGTCCTGCGCGACGAGATATTCGCCGAGGGCGCGTACCTCGACGCCGTCGTGGACCAACTCCGCGGCGGTCGGTTCGCGCTCTACGAGTGGTTGCTCGACCACGTCGAGCAGTGGGCGGCGTCCGTCCGCCCGTTCGACGTCATCGCGAACGTCCACGACCTGCAGGTGCCGTTCAAGTACCGCTACTGCTCGCACCGCAACGACTTCCAGATGGTCCACGAGATGTGCGCGGCGGCGTTCGCCGACGGCCGGTGGTTCACCGCGGGCGTGGACCGCCGCCAGTTCCGCGAACGGGCGACGGAGTTCCTCGACTCCGGCGCCGTCGAGGACGCCCTCGAAGACGCCGTGACGACGGGGAGCCCGATTCGCGTCGGGCGGTTCGAGGAGTCCTACGCCGCGGAACCGCGGACGATCCACCTCGCTGGGTCGCTCTGGGACAAGAAGAACGCCGACAGGTTGCTCGCGATCGGAGAGCGGTTGCACGAGGAGTTCGGAATCGAGACGGCGCTGACGAGCATGGAATCGATTCCCGACTGCTACCGCGGCCCCGAGTGGGTGCGGGCGTTCCCGAACGCCGACCGGGGGACGTACGAGCGAATCCTCCGCGAGGGCGACCTGACGGTGTGCGCGAGCGAGTACGAGACGATGGCGCGGACGTGGTTCGAACAGGCCGCCAGCGGACAGGTCCTCGTCGCGCGCGACGAACCGTGGGTTCGAGAGTGCGTTCCGGACGGCTACCGCCTCCTCGCGGATTTGGACGGCCTCGCCGACCGGGCGGCGTGGGCCGTCGAGAACTGGGCGGCGGCCGTCGCGGCGAACCGGAGACTCGTCGACCACGTCCGGGAGACGCGGAGTCCCGACGCCGTCGGCGGCCGGACGTACGCCGACCTGCGCCGCCGCGTCGAATCGAAGCGCGACGCCTACGAGTCGGACGCCGGCCCCGAACGGGAGGCGGTGGCCGCCGCACTAGACGAGGCGGAGGAACCCGTCTCCCTCGACGCCCTCGTCGAACGCACCGTGGCGTTCACGGACGACGGCAGACCGGTGACCGCGAACCCCGACGTCGCCCGGACGGACGTGCGCTACGCCCTCCGTTCGCTCGGATACGCCGACACCGGGGATCCCGGAACGCCGACGTTCGCGCCGGTCGGAGATGTGTGA
- a CDS encoding mycofactocin-coupled SDR family oxidoreductase — translation MASYDFDGKVAFVTGAARGQGRSHALHYAENGADVVVTDICETKEESKYELSGREQMEKTVELVEERGRDALGIEVDVSDEGDVENAVGEAVEEFGRIDILANNAGVAPVSGLMELDERTWDLALDVNLKGMWLCAKHVGGHMIERGEGGRIVNTSSTAGLGASPGLGHYTAAKHGVIGLTKTLAMELAPHDITVNAVCPTAVDTEMTSGIVETIDEDIAEIAEQTGPDNLFEDILQPEDVSAAFMWLSSDDARFVTGVALPVAAGATAV, via the coding sequence ATGGCCTCCTACGACTTCGACGGGAAAGTGGCGTTCGTCACCGGCGCGGCCCGCGGGCAGGGTCGGTCGCACGCGCTTCACTACGCCGAGAACGGCGCGGATGTCGTCGTGACGGACATCTGCGAGACAAAAGAGGAGTCGAAGTACGAACTCTCCGGCCGAGAGCAGATGGAGAAGACGGTCGAACTCGTCGAGGAACGGGGACGGGACGCCCTCGGCATCGAGGTGGACGTCTCCGACGAGGGCGACGTGGAGAACGCCGTCGGGGAGGCGGTCGAGGAGTTCGGCCGCATCGACATCTTGGCGAACAACGCGGGCGTCGCGCCCGTCTCGGGGCTGATGGAACTGGACGAACGGACGTGGGACCTCGCGCTCGACGTGAACCTCAAGGGGATGTGGCTCTGCGCGAAGCACGTCGGCGGTCACATGATCGAACGCGGCGAGGGCGGGCGTATCGTCAACACCTCCTCGACCGCCGGCCTCGGCGCGTCGCCCGGCCTCGGCCACTACACCGCCGCGAAGCACGGCGTCATCGGCCTCACGAAGACGCTGGCGATGGAGTTAGCGCCGCACGACATCACCGTCAACGCCGTCTGCCCGACGGCCGTGGACACGGAGATGACCTCCGGCATCGTCGAGACCATCGACGAGGACATCGCCGAAATCGCCGAACAGACGGGCCCGGACAACCTCTTCGAGGACATCCTCCAACCGGAGGACGTGAGCGCGGCGTTCATGTGGCTCTCAAGCGACGACGCTCGCTTCGTCACCGGCGTCGCGCTTCCGGTCGCCGCGGGCGCGACTGCCGTCTGA
- a CDS encoding glycosyltransferase family 4 protein codes for MRLLVAAHDFYPDPGSGGSGRYVYETTRRLTDRGHEVSVVTRRRGGVPARETVDGVEVRRYDLAIADRTAPDILPQLPDAARAVEAACEDTDPDVLSLQGPVTGALADRAVPDDVPRSCTFHSPWPTEYLLRTRDGGLPRWRRELNASLRRQLERRLLERADDVVTLSRFMDDQLCGVYGPVHDAAVVPGGVDTETYRPDAGPYDRMEGDDADADGTAFLTVRRLSPRMGHELLLDAFADHASDYPDDRLYVAGDGPLREELEARADRLGVDDRVTFLGYVPDADLPSAYASADAFVLPTTRLEGFGLATLEALSSGTPVVGTPVGGTVEILSECERAPEIPERMLLAGVDEDELAAALGRWSALSATERERAGEACRRYVREQYTWGRTVEARERRYAERVA; via the coding sequence ATGCGACTTCTCGTCGCCGCCCACGACTTCTATCCCGACCCCGGGTCCGGCGGAAGCGGTCGCTACGTCTACGAGACGACGCGGCGACTCACAGACCGTGGCCACGAGGTGTCCGTCGTCACCCGACGGCGCGGGGGCGTCCCCGCCCGCGAGACGGTGGACGGGGTGGAGGTCCGCCGCTACGACCTCGCTATCGCCGACCGAACGGCCCCCGACATCCTCCCGCAGTTACCGGACGCCGCCCGCGCGGTCGAGGCCGCCTGCGAGGACACCGACCCGGACGTGCTGAGCCTCCAAGGCCCCGTCACGGGCGCACTCGCCGACCGCGCCGTACCCGACGACGTGCCCCGGTCCTGTACCTTCCACAGTCCGTGGCCGACGGAGTACCTCCTCCGGACGCGCGACGGCGGCCTCCCCCGGTGGCGGCGGGAACTGAACGCGAGTCTGCGCCGGCAACTCGAACGCCGCCTCCTCGAACGCGCCGACGACGTGGTCACCCTCAGTCGGTTCATGGACGACCAACTGTGCGGCGTCTACGGCCCGGTCCACGACGCCGCCGTCGTCCCCGGCGGGGTGGACACCGAGACGTACCGCCCGGACGCGGGGCCGTACGACCGGATGGAGGGAGACGACGCCGACGCAGACGGCACTGCCTTCCTCACGGTGCGGCGACTCTCCCCGCGGATGGGCCACGAACTCCTCTTGGACGCCTTCGCCGACCACGCCTCGGACTACCCCGACGACCGCCTGTACGTCGCGGGCGACGGCCCTCTCCGCGAGGAGTTGGAGGCGCGGGCGGACCGACTCGGCGTGGACGACCGGGTGACCTTCCTCGGGTACGTCCCCGACGCCGACCTGCCGTCGGCGTACGCGAGTGCGGACGCGTTCGTCCTCCCGACGACGCGACTGGAGGGGTTCGGACTCGCCACGTTGGAGGCGCTTTCGTCGGGAACGCCCGTCGTCGGGACGCCCGTCGGCGGAACCGTCGAGATACTCTCGGAGTGCGAACGCGCGCCGGAGATTCCCGAACGGATGCTTCTGGCGGGCGTGGACGAGGACGAACTCGCCGCGGCCCTCGGTCGGTGGTCCGCGCTCTCTGCGACGGAACGCGAACGCGCCGGCGAGGCGTGCCGCCGGTACGTCCGCGAGCAGTACACGTGGGGCCGGACGGTGGAGGCGCGAGAGCGACGGTACGCGGAGCGAGTGGCCTGA
- a CDS encoding glycosyltransferase family 4 protein — protein sequence MDLMSKGGGEAVAMNALEALQAAYDVTLITLTDPDIPALNDFFNTSVDAEALTVRRAGVLAPTIHETFGLKYYVLQNALLGRYARRHADEFDLLVSTINELGLETDSVQYVHFPFDWTVSCADRDHIFHPTVEDDSWYERLCTRVAGVSRRDIQANTLFANSEWTAEVVEDAYGTKPEILHPPIDTSEFVNLPWEEREDGFVTVGRIERSKRIAEMIRVVDGVRERGHDVHFHVIGPTVDEEYREEVAAMAAEREYVELEGEVPRSELVERICTHKYGIHGKEYEHFGMAVAELAAGGTVPFIPSNGGQHAIVRDEELLMYDSPEDAVEKIAHVLEDESRQRELRMSTREIERRFGRRRFKRAFRDAVDDALAQSGASEREPAATVVSNPASNED from the coding sequence ATGGATCTGATGTCGAAGGGCGGCGGAGAGGCCGTGGCGATGAACGCCTTAGAGGCGTTGCAAGCAGCGTACGACGTGACGCTCATCACGCTGACCGACCCCGACATCCCGGCGCTCAACGACTTCTTCAACACGAGCGTGGACGCCGAGGCGTTGACGGTGCGGCGGGCGGGCGTCCTCGCGCCGACGATACACGAGACGTTCGGACTGAAGTACTACGTCCTCCAGAACGCCTTGTTGGGACGGTACGCCCGCCGCCACGCCGACGAGTTCGACCTCCTCGTGAGCACGATAAACGAACTCGGCTTGGAGACGGACTCCGTGCAGTACGTCCACTTCCCGTTCGACTGGACGGTGAGTTGCGCCGACAGGGACCACATCTTCCACCCGACCGTCGAGGACGACTCGTGGTACGAACGCCTCTGTACGCGGGTGGCGGGCGTCAGTCGCCGCGACATCCAGGCGAACACCCTCTTTGCGAACTCGGAGTGGACCGCCGAGGTGGTCGAGGACGCCTACGGAACGAAGCCCGAAATCCTCCACCCGCCCATCGACACCAGCGAGTTCGTCAACCTGCCGTGGGAGGAACGCGAAGACGGGTTCGTCACCGTCGGCCGCATCGAACGGAGCAAGCGCATCGCGGAGATGATACGCGTCGTAGACGGCGTGCGCGAACGCGGCCACGACGTGCACTTCCACGTCATCGGGCCGACGGTGGACGAGGAGTACCGCGAGGAGGTGGCCGCGATGGCCGCAGAACGGGAGTACGTGGAACTGGAGGGCGAAGTCCCGCGGAGCGAACTCGTCGAGCGAATCTGCACCCACAAGTACGGCATCCACGGGAAGGAGTACGAGCACTTCGGCATGGCCGTCGCGGAACTCGCCGCGGGCGGCACCGTCCCCTTCATCCCCTCGAACGGCGGGCAACACGCCATCGTCCGCGACGAGGAACTGCTGATGTACGACTCGCCCGAGGACGCCGTCGAGAAGATAGCGCACGTCCTCGAAGACGAGTCGCGCCAGCGAGAACTGCGGATGAGCACCCGCGAGATAGAGCGTCGCTTCGGACGGCGGCGGTTCAAGCGGGCGTTCCGCGACGCCGTCGACGACGCACTCGCGCAGTCGGGGGCGAGCGAACGAGAACCGGCGGCCACCGTCGTCTCCAATCCGGCGTCGAACGAGGACTGA